In Petrotoga olearia DSM 13574, the genomic window AACCAAATTCCTCTGAGTTAACATATCATCCAAATATTCTTCGTATTTTTGGGGTTCGGGCTTATTGTGTGTGTATATGGTTGATTCCCAAACTACTTTAAGAAAATCTTTGTCTTTATTGTTATATGCATTCAAAATGGGAACGACCTGAACAGGATCTTGAGCTATCTCTTCTTTTGTCTTCAAAAATTCGTCTTTTATAGGCTTACCTTTTTCATCTTTTTTCAATATAGGATAACCTCTTGTTCCAACAGATTCCAACAGTATTAATTTGTCAACATAACGTGGATAATTCGCAGCGAAAATCATGCAAACTCCTCCACCCGTTGACCAACCCATAAGATCAAATTTTGACAAGCCCAATTCATCTACGAATAATTTTAAATCTTCCATAAAATCATCAAGAGAATCGATAGGAGTGTTATAAGTTGAGATGCCAAATCCTCTTAGATCGGGCGCGTAAATAGTGTAATCTAAATCAAAAGCTTCCATAAAAACATCCCAATGCTTTGAGGAAGTCATATTTCCGTGAACCAAAAGCAAAGTCTT contains:
- a CDS encoding alpha/beta fold hydrolase, whose protein sequence is MGYRYKQGGEKTLLLVHGNMTSSKHWDVFMEAFDLDYTIYAPDLRGFGISTYNTPIDSLDDFMEDLKLFVDELGLSKFDLMGWSTGGGVCMIFAANYPRYVDKLILLESVGTRGYPILKKDEKGKPIKDEFLKTKEEIAQDPVQVVPILNAYNNKDKDFLKVVWESTIYTHNKPEPQKYEEYLDDMLTQRNLVDVDYALATFNISEDYNGIKQGDGRAKNIKCPTLILWGENDLVVPEKMALDILNDIGEKAKLVYLKNCGHSPIIDDLDQLIKVIKNFLIV